The Notamacropus eugenii isolate mMacEug1 chromosome 4, mMacEug1.pri_v2, whole genome shotgun sequence DNA window TTCCATAGGTATCTAATGAGATTCTGTTGGAATGTCTGTGTACCATTCCCTtcataactttttcttttctgactgTATTATGATCCTGTGAATTTTTTTGCCACAGTAAATCAAGTACACACTGGATGAGTTGTACCTTTTGGGGTAGAATAAACTAGTAGTGGTTTCCAGGCTAGGGTCTCAAactgttctctcctttctttagGAAGTTGCAGTTGCAGTTGTTGGACATGACAGGAATTCTGGATTCTGGCTATGAGGAAGACCTTACAACCATGACCATGTGGTCCCGCACTGTGTCTGTGATCCAGACCTGCATCATGGGTCAGCTAAACAAATCTTTAAGACAGAGACGTCGGAGGGCCAAGCGCAGAAAGGCGGTACCACCCCTCTATACTCCTACCCCTATAGAGGTTCGAGTAGATCTCCGGGTAACCCATAGCTCCTATGGGTTTCTAAAGGATACATTACAGACAAGTGCTTTTAGTCCTCTGCGCCTTTGTTGTCGAGATTTCCGGGCTGAAGAACTCCCTCTGAATAGCACTGTAGATATGTTGGAGTTACTGGATCCCATGCACTTGCGTCGAGTGGACCTGTGCTTCAATAGCCTGGAGTTATCTGGCCTTTGTGAACTCATGGCTTCTGTCGTGAAGTTCACCAACTTGCTGAGCCTAAAACTACAGTACAGCTACGTGGACCTATGGCAGCTCTCATCCGAGGCAGAGGACAGCTTCCGTTTATTTATCTCTGAGCTTAATAAGTTGAACCGCCTCAAAGAGCTCAATATGGGTTCCTCTTGCCTTTCTGGCCGGCTGGGTCAGCTGCTTAGGTAAGTGGGCCTGGGAGTACCCTTCACACTGCTTCGGTTTTCTGTTTGCACTCACTTGTACTCCTAACACTTGTCAGTGAGTGATTTCTTCCATAGCACAGGCTGATTTCAATCAGCTCAGTTCTTGGTTGCTTACATGAGAAAATGTTCCAAGATTCATGCATTGTAACCATTCAGGTTGCTAGAAATCTGTTTTGATAGCAAAGTAACCTTATCTAATTCTTCCTACTCTTATTTTCTTAAAACCATGCCAATTCTTTATTCTGGTGAAAGGTTCATAATGTTGATCATTAAAGAGAGAACTTCATAACATAAGGATTTTTGTCCTTATTAAATAcctgtttttttcctctgttcttcCCCAGCCTTCAATGTCCCGTGGCCAGAACATCTATCTCCCAACAGTGTGGCAAAGCTATTTAGCAGAAGCAATATCTATCTTGTCCCTCTGGTGGTATGTGTGAATTTCTGGGTTTTGATGTCAAATAATACCAtgtctttttctctttgcagCAGCCTACAGGGTCCCCTGGAGAGCCTGGAACTGGCCTTCTGCTATCTCCTCCCCGCAGATTTGAGGTACTTGGCCCAAAGTCCACATGCCACCCACCTTAAGAAGTTGGACCTCAGCGGCAACAACCTTTCAGGTGCCCTTCTGGGTCCCTTTCAGGCTGTGCTGAAGTCAGTCTCCACCTCCTTGAAGCTCCTAAATGTGACTGAGTGTGAGCTCATGGACACCCATCTTATTTCCACCTTAGCAAGCCTGTGCCGCTGTGTCCATCTCCGCTACCTTGGTCTCTATGGCAATCCGCTCTCTACCTCTGGACTCAAAACCCTATTACTTCG harbors:
- the LOC140500306 gene encoding leucine-rich repeat-containing protein 14-like, with protein sequence MHSLVFLCARQVIQDQVFACQALAFLPQELYAVLFKAAFLDRKTLVLQKLVQMWPFPLLSFQQLLRENSDCRIPLQERPTKESVQAVILGLSARLREPPPRRKLQLQLLDMTGILDSGYEEDLTTMTMWSRTVSVIQTCIMGQLNKSLRQRRRRAKRRKAVPPLYTPTPIEVRVDLRVTHSSYGFLKDTLQTSAFSPLRLCCRDFRAEELPLNSTVDMLELLDPMHLRRVDLCFNSLELSGLCELMASVVKFTNLLSLKLQYSYVDLWQLSSEAEDSFRLFISELNKLNRLKELNMGSSCLSGRLGQLLSSLQGPLESLELAFCYLLPADLRYLAQSPHATHLKKLDLSGNNLSGALLGPFQAVLKSVSTSLKLLNVTECELMDTHLISTLASLCRCVHLRYLGLYGNPLSTSGLKTLLLRSEVLPELQLVVYPFPVDCYEILPWPPPAAILLDEEKFAHVQAELRQMLLSADRANVLWTTDVYGPNMPDYFSL